One genomic segment of Pseudonocardia sp. T1-2H includes these proteins:
- the modA gene encoding molybdate ABC transporter substrate-binding protein, giving the protein MRRLVAAAVAGLAVLTVSACGGGSNTGAGAPSAAPPAKTLTVFAAASLTETFTAIEKQFERDNPGVDVKLNYAGSSDLAQQIVNGAPADVFAAASDATMKTVTDAGLTAAPPAVFATNVLQIATAPGNPKAVAGFADLAKPDLKVVVCAPQVPCGAAEQKLVGSTGVAITPVSEEPDVKSVLSKVSSGNADAGLVYVTDVTAARGTVQGVSFPEAASAATSYPIAVTKDAAQRELAQRWVDAVTGDVGRKALEAAGFGVPA; this is encoded by the coding sequence ATGAGACGTCTCGTGGCCGCAGCCGTGGCCGGTCTGGCCGTGCTGACGGTGAGCGCGTGCGGCGGGGGTTCGAACACCGGGGCGGGCGCGCCGTCCGCCGCCCCGCCGGCCAAGACCCTGACCGTCTTCGCGGCGGCGTCGCTGACCGAGACCTTCACCGCGATCGAGAAGCAGTTCGAGAGGGACAACCCCGGCGTCGACGTGAAGCTGAACTACGCAGGCTCCTCGGACCTCGCCCAGCAGATCGTCAACGGCGCCCCGGCGGACGTGTTCGCCGCCGCCAGCGACGCGACCATGAAGACCGTGACGGACGCGGGCCTCACCGCCGCGCCGCCGGCCGTCTTCGCGACGAACGTCCTGCAGATCGCCACCGCCCCGGGCAACCCGAAGGCCGTCGCGGGCTTCGCCGACCTGGCGAAGCCGGACCTCAAGGTCGTCGTCTGCGCACCCCAGGTGCCGTGCGGCGCGGCCGAGCAGAAGCTCGTGGGGTCCACCGGGGTCGCGATCACCCCGGTCAGCGAGGAGCCGGACGTCAAGTCGGTGCTGAGCAAGGTGTCCTCGGGCAACGCCGATGCCGGGCTGGTCTACGTCACGGACGTGACCGCGGCCAGGGGGACCGTGCAGGGCGTCAGCTTCCCGGAGGCGGCGAGCGCCGCGACGAGCTACCCGATCGCCGTCACGAAGGACGCGGCGCAGCGCGAGCTCGCGCAGAGATGGGTGGACGCGGTGACCGGCGACGTCGGCAGGAAGGCGCTGGAGGCGGCCGGCTTCGGCGTGCCCGCCTGA